One Mycolicibacterium pulveris genomic region harbors:
- a CDS encoding O-antigen ligase family protein, with product MAWVAFGHGTLVTYAVIGLLGLIIGVYIGLRHPLWLFWATAAVIGGLPFGYFPGVHIPLYLLFAAGAVLAAIIHPSQRTRLSTLEITILALLVASAISVVGTGVSVPAVLLYAKWGIATAAAIALLRLSRENLARFGRIFVYAASANAFVGILMATVDQQQRLLKPLQIFGYGVGAGLREQTALYVYSNEGGTIGRTLRLGGTWVLPNSAGLALATALIICLVLFAGWRRAVMSTVIVVALLLTLSRSMIFSVAVGLLLVLLFHSMRARDRQIALGLIGVGAAAALLTPMIRDRIFSTFADEDTGREARADSIADFPHRMSGHWLFGLGWDRPEFRSGQLAQSLNYVSNAPLLTVYRGGIITGLVFVTVLVVGCVMAYRALRSPSLPHAVYGGVFIGIAVVSANLQQSVVDMPQMTLTFSILLAFLVYVDQTRHEPLTDARTSPELARSFT from the coding sequence GTGGCGTGGGTCGCGTTCGGGCACGGCACGCTTGTCACGTACGCCGTGATCGGCCTGCTTGGCCTGATCATCGGGGTGTACATCGGTTTGCGGCATCCGTTGTGGCTGTTTTGGGCGACGGCCGCGGTGATCGGCGGATTGCCGTTCGGATACTTCCCCGGCGTGCATATCCCGCTGTACCTGCTGTTCGCGGCCGGGGCGGTGCTGGCGGCGATAATTCATCCCAGCCAGCGAACTCGACTCAGCACCCTCGAAATAACCATTTTGGCGTTGCTGGTTGCGTCGGCAATTTCCGTCGTCGGCACCGGGGTCAGCGTTCCGGCGGTGTTGCTGTATGCGAAGTGGGGGATCGCCACAGCGGCTGCAATAGCGTTGCTGAGACTGTCCCGCGAGAACCTGGCCAGGTTCGGCAGGATCTTCGTCTACGCCGCGTCGGCCAACGCCTTCGTGGGGATCCTCATGGCGACGGTGGACCAGCAGCAGCGCCTGCTGAAACCGCTGCAGATCTTCGGCTACGGCGTGGGCGCGGGGCTGCGCGAGCAGACTGCGCTGTACGTCTACTCCAACGAGGGCGGCACGATCGGCAGGACGCTGCGGCTGGGCGGCACCTGGGTGCTGCCCAACAGCGCCGGGCTGGCGTTGGCGACCGCGTTGATCATCTGCCTCGTCCTGTTCGCCGGCTGGCGCAGGGCCGTGATGTCGACCGTAATCGTGGTGGCGCTGCTGCTCACACTGAGCCGCAGCATGATCTTCTCCGTCGCGGTCGGGTTGCTGCTGGTGCTGCTCTTCCACAGCATGCGCGCCCGCGACCGTCAGATCGCGCTCGGGTTGATCGGTGTCGGCGCCGCGGCCGCCCTGCTGACCCCGATGATCCGCGACCGCATCTTCTCCACGTTCGCCGACGAGGACACCGGCCGGGAGGCCCGTGCCGACTCGATCGCGGACTTCCCGCATCGCATGTCGGGTCACTGGCTGTTCGGCCTCGGGTGGGACCGACCCGAGTTCCGCAGCGGCCAGCTGGCCCAGTCGCTCAACTACGTCTCCAACGCCCCGCTGTTGACGGTCTACCGCGGCGGCATCATCACGGGGCTGGTGTTCGTCACCGTCCTCGTCGTCGGCTGCGTGATGGCCTACCGGGCGCTGCGCTCGCCGTCGCTACCTCATGCCGTCTACGGCGGGGTGTTCATCGGCATCGCGGTGGTGTCGGCCAACCTGCAGCAGTCGGTCGTCGACATGCCGCAGATGACGCTGACCTTCTCGATCTTGCTGGCGTTCCTCGTCTACGTCGACCAGACCCGGCACGAGCCGCTCACCGACGCCCGCACATCACCCGAATTGGCAAGGTCGTTCACCTGA
- a CDS encoding glycosyltransferase → MADGRPTTKVTFLLSKDPVTERAGDVELGQLLMGLAADEFEVSGLCLSAQTGSTTLPGDLPLKRLPKPKIRPARLLVDSIRKRRSLVHVRFDTDDLVAAIEACDADVFVAEHSYMAESFLRSAKFGRARLVVNTNISEALVWRASRGVLGRIEAPRLRRDEIRIARAADAVGTYDAPEAEFYRANGIFGARWLDVSLPPVRQVDVARTPRRLVFMGLRDWPPNQEAFLHTLALWPRICAGISDAELCVIGKKKPGAPDPVYPAGVRDLGFVEDLSAFLGTCRALVAPIKTGGGVRVKILDAIRMGLPVVGTTAAIGDLGSMYGLQTHDDEDSFVAECRRYLLDRPAAVADGDRLYDVNRQRWQQRRPHRAVAALLRAETVAA, encoded by the coding sequence ATGGCAGACGGCCGGCCAACGACCAAGGTGACGTTTCTGCTGTCGAAAGACCCGGTGACGGAGCGGGCGGGTGACGTCGAGCTCGGGCAGCTGCTCATGGGGCTGGCCGCCGACGAATTCGAGGTGTCCGGGCTGTGCCTGTCCGCGCAGACGGGCTCGACCACGCTGCCAGGCGACCTTCCGCTGAAACGGCTGCCGAAGCCCAAGATCCGACCGGCCCGACTGCTGGTGGATTCGATTCGCAAGCGGCGCAGCCTGGTTCACGTCCGGTTCGACACCGACGACCTGGTCGCCGCGATCGAGGCGTGTGACGCCGACGTCTTCGTCGCGGAGCACAGCTACATGGCCGAATCCTTCCTGCGCAGCGCCAAGTTCGGTCGCGCGCGCCTGGTCGTCAACACCAATATCTCCGAGGCGCTGGTGTGGCGGGCCAGCCGCGGCGTGCTGGGCCGGATCGAGGCACCCCGGCTGCGCCGCGACGAGATCCGGATCGCCAGGGCTGCCGATGCCGTCGGCACCTATGACGCGCCGGAAGCCGAGTTCTACCGCGCCAACGGGATTTTCGGGGCACGATGGCTCGACGTGTCCCTGCCGCCGGTGCGCCAGGTCGACGTGGCACGGACCCCGCGCCGGCTCGTGTTCATGGGGCTGCGGGACTGGCCGCCCAACCAGGAGGCGTTCCTGCACACGCTGGCCTTGTGGCCGAGGATCTGCGCGGGCATCTCCGATGCCGAGCTGTGCGTCATCGGCAAGAAGAAACCGGGTGCGCCCGATCCGGTCTACCCCGCCGGCGTGCGCGATCTCGGCTTCGTCGAGGACCTCTCCGCGTTCCTCGGAACCTGCCGGGCGCTGGTGGCCCCCATCAAGACGGGAGGGGGCGTGCGGGTCAAGATCCTCGACGCGATCCGGATGGGACTGCCGGTGGTGGGCACCACCGCCGCGATCGGCGACCTGGGCTCCATGTACGGACTGCAAACCCACGACGATGAGGACAGTTTCGTCGCCGAGTGCCGTCGCTATCTTCTCGACCGGCCCGCTGCCGTGGCCGACGGCGACCGGCTCTACGACGTCAACAGGCAACGCTGGCAACAGCGGCGGCCCCACCGCGCGGTTGCGGCTCTGCTGCGCGCCGAGACCGTCGCGGCGTGA
- a CDS encoding lipopolysaccharide biosynthesis protein, producing MPRAAPRRSAKTVVSMLYVYGGRGTGLVWTVALIHQLGISDYGLYSLGFALMSVLGQTLSNPYVVRAVREPEEDFLRERAGRYLLGLGLMVLGQCFLPLNYIAWFGVTVAGGELIVGAYKARAMRQGDPHVTSRIDTTRQVGSVVAGCAYLFGASVMGMHPTLLGASIAYCLPYVVIAALAAFTVRGHRPQLPGPPRTILVLAGEMLGTSAFLAGDVLLLGWLTDTTVVGYYNLTWVVASAICYVGQAFGTTYAQTLRDSGGALSTGPPLKYTLAIGAGGGLLVLVIGIVLLISPAPNELAVAMIVMAAYCAFRTIIMVFQFVLYAQRRDMVRMTAVIGLVPVKFGLLAVLAHLGAVGAAITTSVSDAVLLLIFTLAIYGKGRHGRRPANDQGDVSAVERPGDGAGG from the coding sequence ATGCCAAGGGCCGCACCCCGCCGATCCGCCAAGACGGTGGTGTCGATGCTGTACGTCTACGGTGGTCGCGGCACCGGCCTGGTGTGGACGGTGGCGTTGATCCATCAGCTCGGGATCAGCGACTACGGCCTGTACAGCCTGGGTTTCGCGCTGATGTCGGTGCTCGGCCAGACGCTGAGCAACCCCTACGTGGTGCGCGCGGTGCGCGAACCCGAGGAGGACTTCCTGCGCGAGCGCGCCGGCCGGTACCTGCTCGGTCTCGGGCTCATGGTGCTGGGCCAGTGCTTCCTGCCGCTCAACTACATCGCGTGGTTCGGCGTCACGGTGGCCGGCGGCGAGCTGATCGTCGGCGCGTACAAGGCGCGCGCCATGCGTCAAGGCGACCCGCACGTGACGTCGAGAATCGACACCACCAGGCAGGTCGGCAGCGTGGTGGCGGGTTGCGCGTATCTGTTCGGCGCGTCGGTGATGGGCATGCATCCGACGCTGCTGGGCGCCAGCATCGCGTACTGCCTGCCCTACGTGGTGATCGCGGCGCTGGCGGCATTCACCGTGCGCGGCCACCGGCCCCAGCTGCCCGGTCCGCCGCGCACCATTCTCGTGCTTGCCGGTGAAATGCTCGGCACGTCAGCCTTTCTCGCTGGCGATGTGCTGCTGCTGGGCTGGCTCACCGACACCACGGTCGTCGGCTACTACAACCTGACCTGGGTGGTCGCTTCCGCGATCTGCTATGTGGGGCAGGCGTTCGGCACCACATACGCGCAGACGCTGCGTGACAGCGGCGGAGCGCTGTCGACCGGCCCGCCGCTCAAATACACCCTGGCGATCGGCGCGGGCGGCGGGCTGCTGGTCCTGGTCATCGGGATCGTGCTGCTGATCTCGCCCGCACCGAACGAACTGGCCGTCGCGATGATCGTCATGGCGGCCTACTGCGCGTTCCGCACGATCATCATGGTCTTTCAGTTCGTGCTCTACGCCCAGCGTCGCGACATGGTTCGGATGACGGCGGTGATCGGGTTGGTGCCGGTCAAGTTCGGGCTGTTGGCGGTGCTCGCCCACCTCGGGGCGGTGGGCGCCGCGATAACGACGTCGGTCAGCGACGCGGTGCTGCTGCTCATCTTCACGCTGGCGATCTATGGAAAGGGACGGCATGGCAGACGGCCGGCCAACGACCAAGGTGACGTTTCTGCTGTCGAAAGACCCGGTGACGGAGCGGGCGGGTGA
- a CDS encoding glycosyltransferase has product MTTNLREYRLVFVGPGEGQTAVGDYAQDFVTAVRPHFGDVTEVRTRGPGGDTVRDIRRYRRSVAAAVAEAPNRVLVHGELAAGGAAPFWAIAGLPGTPVTATIHDPPQGVWWPAATKFMFGPTLTRKLIFHGLHYPLRPLSTKVEGIVNGRRTLFALTDTGRRSIEQRYPHTTAVYVPHIVRDRPVIQPVQERANAVGFFGHVYRGKGFEQIARIRELLPDDIAIRVAGRGTEALPRVDGIEILGGVDGPAEDAFFGSVRAIVVPYGKRHWYDETYPASGVVAHATAYRTPVVCTAYGSLAELDEQTGAVVVRTSGTDQAAVAAGLARAIEALLGDTGRLTELGEYAEKTRQARSGAATAQAYAATWAQLLARHHGGH; this is encoded by the coding sequence GTGACGACGAACCTGCGCGAGTACCGGCTGGTCTTCGTCGGTCCCGGCGAGGGTCAGACCGCGGTGGGCGACTATGCCCAGGACTTCGTCACCGCCGTCAGACCGCACTTCGGCGACGTCACCGAGGTCCGCACCCGGGGCCCCGGCGGGGACACCGTGCGCGACATCCGCCGGTATCGGCGGAGCGTGGCCGCGGCGGTTGCCGAGGCGCCGAACCGGGTGCTCGTGCACGGTGAGCTGGCCGCGGGCGGAGCGGCACCGTTCTGGGCCATCGCCGGCCTGCCCGGCACTCCGGTGACCGCCACCATCCACGACCCGCCGCAAGGGGTGTGGTGGCCCGCGGCGACCAAGTTCATGTTCGGCCCCACGCTGACCCGCAAGCTGATCTTTCACGGCCTGCACTATCCGCTGCGGCCGTTGTCCACCAAGGTCGAAGGCATCGTCAACGGGCGGCGAACGCTGTTCGCGCTCACCGACACCGGCCGTCGCTCGATCGAACAGCGGTATCCGCACACCACCGCGGTGTACGTGCCGCACATCGTGCGCGACCGGCCCGTTATCCAGCCCGTGCAGGAACGGGCGAACGCCGTCGGGTTCTTCGGCCACGTGTACCGCGGCAAGGGCTTCGAGCAGATCGCCCGCATCCGCGAGCTGCTTCCCGACGACATCGCGATCCGGGTGGCCGGGCGCGGCACCGAAGCGCTGCCGCGGGTGGACGGCATCGAGATCCTCGGCGGCGTCGACGGGCCGGCCGAAGATGCCTTCTTCGGCTCGGTGCGGGCGATTGTGGTGCCCTACGGCAAGCGCCATTGGTACGACGAGACATATCCGGCGTCGGGCGTCGTGGCCCACGCCACCGCGTATCGCACACCGGTGGTGTGCACCGCGTACGGCTCGCTGGCCGAGCTGGACGAGCAGACCGGAGCCGTCGTGGTGCGGACATCCGGCACCGACCAGGCCGCCGTCGCCGCCGGGCTCGCCCGGGCGATCGAGGCGCTGCTGGGCGACACCGGGCGGTTGACGGAGCTGGGGGAGTACGCGGAGAAGACGCGCCAGGCCCGCTCGGGGGCCGCCACCGCGCAGGCGTACGCGGCGACCTGGGCGCAGCTGCTGGCCCGACACCACGGGGGGCACTGA
- a CDS encoding acyltransferase: MFVEPTKADPDDIARKLAAAPDLKLPPPPSWEVGPDGELVNYRMQTMGFARKARNRIAQLLYNMVVTHIPSHTVRLGFLRLMGATIGEGSSIMRTTQVLDPEFLRIGRNSTVGQRCLLDARAGLWIGDNVTIASDVHIIGGGHDINHPDFLPVPVPTVIEDYVWIASRAMILPSLIRRGAVVAAQALVNQYKDIGELEVVGGVPAKVISKRNPDALQYSAYYRPLFG; the protein is encoded by the coding sequence GTGTTCGTGGAACCGACGAAAGCTGATCCCGACGACATCGCGCGCAAGCTCGCGGCCGCGCCCGACCTCAAGCTACCTCCGCCGCCGTCGTGGGAGGTGGGCCCCGACGGTGAGCTCGTCAACTACCGCATGCAGACGATGGGCTTCGCGCGCAAGGCGCGCAACCGGATCGCCCAGCTGCTGTACAACATGGTCGTCACCCACATCCCCTCTCACACGGTCCGGTTGGGCTTCTTGCGGTTGATGGGTGCGACGATCGGCGAGGGGTCGTCGATCATGCGGACCACGCAGGTGCTGGATCCGGAGTTCCTGCGCATCGGACGCAACAGCACGGTCGGGCAGCGCTGCCTGCTCGACGCCCGCGCCGGGTTGTGGATCGGTGACAACGTCACCATCGCCAGCGATGTGCACATCATCGGCGGCGGCCATGACATCAACCATCCGGACTTCTTGCCGGTGCCGGTCCCGACCGTGATCGAGGACTACGTGTGGATCGCCAGCCGGGCGATGATCCTGCCCAGCCTCATCCGCCGTGGCGCTGTGGTGGCGGCGCAGGCGCTGGTCAACCAGTACAAGGACATCGGGGAACTCGAGGTGGTCGGCGGAGTGCCCGCGAAGGTGATCTCCAAGCGCAACCCCGACGCGCTGCAGTACAGCGCGTACTACCGACCGCTGTTCGGTTAG
- a CDS encoding acyltransferase, giving the protein MRLEPAKIDPEVVARKRAAAPRLKMSPPFDYITDENGRIVDVETQGVAFSDKLRKWIGQLAFNIIVTYIPSHTVRLGWLRLFGAEIGKGSSIMRGTQIQNAHYLVIGENSTVGMRCVLDARAGIYIGDNVTLASDVQLLAGGHDINHPDFPIVGPDPTVIEDYVWIASRAMVLPSHIKRGAVVAAHALVAKDVEELTVVGGNPAKPIGKRDPDALCYSASYRPLFF; this is encoded by the coding sequence GTGCGTCTGGAACCGGCGAAGATCGATCCCGAGGTCGTCGCGCGAAAGCGCGCCGCCGCACCCCGGTTGAAGATGAGCCCGCCGTTCGACTACATCACCGACGAGAACGGCCGGATCGTCGACGTGGAGACCCAAGGCGTCGCGTTCTCCGACAAGTTGCGCAAGTGGATCGGTCAGCTGGCCTTCAACATCATCGTCACCTACATCCCGTCGCATACCGTCCGGCTGGGCTGGCTGCGGTTGTTCGGCGCGGAGATCGGCAAGGGCTCCTCGATCATGCGGGGCACCCAGATCCAGAACGCCCACTACCTGGTGATCGGGGAGAACAGCACCGTCGGGATGCGGTGCGTGCTCGACGCCCGCGCCGGCATCTACATCGGCGACAACGTGACGCTGGCCAGCGACGTGCAGCTTCTTGCCGGTGGTCACGACATCAACCACCCCGACTTTCCGATCGTCGGCCCCGACCCCACCGTCATCGAGGACTACGTGTGGATCGCCAGCCGCGCCATGGTGCTGCCCAGCCACATCAAGCGCGGCGCTGTGGTGGCGGCACACGCGTTGGTGGCCAAGGACGTCGAGGAGCTGACGGTGGTCGGCGGAAACCCGGCCAAGCCGATCGGTAAACGTGACCCGGACGCGTTGTGTTACAGCGCGAGTTACCGCCCACTCTTCTTCTGA
- a CDS encoding glycosyltransferase, translating into MAKAFPGAPIYTMLYEPETTYPEFADCDIRVSPYNRFAPLRTYHRAALPLYPAIARSVFVDADIVLTSTSGWAHGFRTNGRKLIYCYSPARWLYLSDKYLGDETNLIKRVGLALSKPYLKAWDRRQALGADKYYAISTLIQNRIADTYGIDAEVMFAPVAMSQSMQPEPIPTLNGEDGGFYLVVSRLLPYKNVDVIVRAFAGSDRRLVVVGKGPDADRLRGMKTPNVTMLSDLTDGQMAWLYKNCRALLAASYEDYGLTPIEAGVWGRPSVALRFGGFLDTIDEGVTGMYFDEPEPDAIVDTLNRFEATEFDADKIRLHVEQFTEEVFTEKLHTAVDNLAAARG; encoded by the coding sequence ATGGCCAAGGCGTTTCCCGGCGCCCCTATTTACACGATGCTCTACGAGCCGGAGACGACCTACCCCGAGTTTGCCGACTGCGACATCCGGGTGTCGCCGTACAACAGGTTCGCGCCGTTGCGGACCTACCACCGTGCGGCGCTGCCGCTGTATCCGGCGATCGCCCGGTCGGTGTTCGTGGACGCCGACATCGTGCTGACGAGCACCAGCGGATGGGCACATGGATTCCGCACCAACGGCCGCAAGCTCATCTACTGCTACTCACCGGCGCGATGGCTGTACCTGTCCGACAAGTACCTCGGCGACGAAACCAACCTGATCAAACGCGTGGGGCTGGCGCTGTCCAAGCCCTACCTCAAGGCATGGGACCGCCGCCAGGCGCTGGGCGCCGACAAGTACTACGCGATCTCGACGCTGATCCAGAACCGGATCGCCGACACCTACGGGATCGACGCCGAGGTGATGTTCGCGCCGGTCGCGATGTCGCAGTCGATGCAGCCCGAGCCGATCCCGACCCTGAACGGCGAGGACGGCGGGTTCTATCTGGTGGTCTCCCGGCTGCTGCCGTACAAGAACGTCGACGTCATCGTGCGGGCGTTCGCCGGAAGCGACCGCAGGCTCGTCGTGGTCGGCAAGGGCCCCGACGCCGACCGGTTGCGCGGCATGAAAACCCCCAACGTGACAATGCTTTCGGATCTGACTGACGGTCAGATGGCCTGGCTCTACAAGAACTGCCGCGCCCTGTTGGCCGCGAGCTACGAGGATTACGGCTTGACGCCCATCGAAGCCGGCGTCTGGGGCCGCCCGAGTGTGGCGTTACGGTTCGGCGGGTTCCTCGACACCATTGACGAGGGCGTCACCGGAATGTATTTCGACGAGCCCGAACCCGATGCGATCGTCGACACGCTGAACCGGTTCGAGGCCACCGAATTCGACGCGGACAAGATCCGCCTCCACGTCGAGCAGTTCACCGAGGAGGTCTTCACCGAGAAACTGCACACCGCGGTCGACAACCTCGCTGCCGCGAGGGGGTGA
- a CDS encoding class I SAM-dependent methyltransferase has protein sequence MTAPADGRVSYRDIETLWKGYDEYVRELALREDAQHVAELGGGANPVLADNNRWGFAPHRIVIDISAEELAKAGGDVETRVLDLCEPVRDGREMYDVVFSKMLCEHVPDGRAFHQNCFDLLRPGGLAVHYFPTLYTLPFVLNRLIPEQAARSLLRKIQPGRIDDPKHEKFPAYYRWTTGPTKRAIRRFESVGFELEQWHGAFGHHYYHLVKPLDALEQAKSRFLLKHPVPALTSFAVVTLRKPV, from the coding sequence TTGACGGCCCCGGCTGACGGCCGCGTTAGCTACCGCGATATCGAAACGCTGTGGAAAGGCTACGACGAATACGTACGTGAGCTGGCGTTGCGCGAGGACGCACAACACGTCGCCGAACTGGGTGGTGGCGCCAATCCGGTGCTGGCCGACAACAACCGGTGGGGGTTCGCCCCGCACCGAATCGTCATCGACATCTCGGCCGAGGAGCTGGCGAAGGCCGGGGGCGACGTTGAGACCCGCGTCCTGGACCTGTGCGAGCCCGTGCGCGACGGACGCGAAATGTATGACGTCGTCTTCTCCAAGATGCTGTGCGAGCACGTGCCCGACGGGCGGGCGTTCCATCAGAACTGCTTCGATCTGCTGCGCCCGGGCGGCCTGGCGGTGCACTACTTTCCGACCCTGTACACGCTGCCGTTCGTGTTGAACCGGCTGATCCCCGAGCAGGCCGCACGCTCGCTGCTGCGCAAGATCCAGCCCGGCCGCATCGACGATCCCAAGCACGAGAAGTTCCCGGCCTACTACCGCTGGACCACGGGCCCCACCAAGCGGGCGATCCGGCGCTTCGAGAGCGTGGGCTTCGAGCTGGAGCAGTGGCACGGCGCGTTCGGCCATCACTACTACCACCTGGTCAAACCGCTCGACGCGCTCGAGCAGGCCAAGTCGCGGTTCCTACTCAAACACCCGGTGCCGGCGCTGACCAGCTTCGCCGTCGTCACGCTGCGCAAGCCTGTTTAA
- a CDS encoding acyl-CoA carboxylase subunit beta codes for MTSVTGSSPPDSAHEIDIHTTAGKLADLRRRAQETLHPVGEEAVEKIHAKGKLTARERILALLDEGSFVELDALARHRSTNFGLEKKRPLGDGVATGYGTIEGREVCIFSQDASVFGGSLGEVYGEKIVKVQELALKTGRPLIGINDGAGARIQEGVVSLGLYSRIFHNNIKASGVIPQISLIMGAAAGGHVYSPALTDFVIMVDQTSQMFITGPDVIKTVTGEDVTMEELGGAHTHMAKSGTAHYVASGEQDAFEFVRDLISYLPSNNYADPPRFPAPIPEGAIEDNLVDTDLELDTLIPDSPNQPYDMHEVITRILDDDEFLEIQSGYATNIVVGYGRVEGRPVGIVANQPTQFAGCLDINASEKAARFIRTCDCFNIPIVMLVDVPGFLPGTDQEYNGIIRRGAKLLYAYGEATVAKITVITRKAYGGAYCVMGSKDMGADVCVAWPTAQIAVMGASGAVGFVYRQELAEAAKKGEDVDALRLQLQQQYEDTLVNPYIAAERGYVDAVIPPSHTRGYVGTALRLLERKITQVPPKKHGNIPL; via the coding sequence ATGACAAGCGTTACGGGTTCGTCGCCACCGGACTCTGCACACGAGATCGATATCCACACCACGGCCGGCAAGCTGGCCGATCTGCGCAGGCGCGCGCAGGAGACGCTGCACCCCGTGGGTGAGGAGGCGGTGGAGAAGATCCACGCCAAGGGCAAACTGACCGCCCGCGAGCGCATTCTGGCGCTGCTTGACGAGGGGTCGTTCGTCGAACTCGACGCGTTGGCGCGACACCGCAGCACGAACTTCGGGCTGGAGAAGAAGCGCCCGCTCGGTGACGGGGTGGCGACGGGGTACGGCACCATCGAAGGCCGCGAAGTGTGCATCTTCAGCCAGGACGCCTCGGTGTTCGGCGGCAGCCTCGGTGAGGTGTACGGCGAGAAGATCGTCAAGGTCCAGGAACTGGCCCTCAAGACCGGCCGTCCGTTGATCGGCATCAACGACGGCGCGGGCGCGCGCATCCAGGAGGGCGTCGTCTCGCTGGGCCTGTACAGCAGGATCTTCCACAACAACATCAAGGCGTCCGGCGTGATCCCGCAGATCTCGCTGATCATGGGCGCCGCCGCGGGTGGGCATGTGTACTCCCCCGCGCTCACCGACTTCGTCATCATGGTCGACCAGACCAGCCAGATGTTCATCACCGGACCCGACGTGATCAAGACCGTCACCGGTGAGGACGTCACGATGGAGGAACTCGGCGGCGCGCACACCCATATGGCGAAATCGGGCACCGCGCATTACGTCGCCTCCGGTGAGCAGGACGCCTTCGAGTTCGTCCGCGACCTGATTTCGTATCTGCCGTCGAACAACTACGCGGATCCGCCGCGCTTCCCGGCGCCGATTCCCGAGGGCGCGATCGAGGACAACCTCGTCGATACGGACCTCGAGCTGGACACGCTGATCCCGGACTCCCCGAACCAGCCGTACGACATGCACGAGGTGATCACCCGGATCCTCGACGACGACGAGTTCCTGGAGATCCAGTCCGGCTACGCCACGAACATCGTCGTCGGCTACGGCCGCGTCGAGGGACGGCCGGTCGGCATCGTGGCCAACCAACCCACCCAGTTCGCCGGCTGCCTGGACATCAACGCATCGGAGAAGGCGGCGCGGTTCATCCGGACCTGCGACTGCTTCAATATTCCGATCGTGATGCTGGTCGACGTGCCGGGCTTCCTGCCGGGTACCGACCAGGAGTACAACGGCATCATCCGCCGCGGCGCCAAGCTGCTCTACGCCTACGGTGAGGCCACCGTCGCCAAGATCACCGTGATCACCCGCAAGGCCTACGGCGGCGCGTACTGCGTGATGGGTTCCAAGGACATGGGCGCCGACGTCTGCGTGGCCTGGCCGACGGCGCAGATCGCGGTGATGGGCGCCTCGGGCGCGGTCGGGTTCGTCTACCGCCAGGAACTGGCCGAGGCCGCCAAGAAGGGTGAGGACGTCGACGCCCTGCGCCTGCAGTTGCAGCAGCAGTACGAGGACACCTTGGTCAACCCGTACATCGCCGCCGAGCGGGGCTACGTCGACGCGGTCATCCCGCCGTCGCACACCCGCGGTTACGTGGGCACCGCGCTGCGGCTGCTGGAGCGCAAGATCACTCAGGTGCCGCCGAAGAAGCACGGGAACATTCCCCTGTGA
- a CDS encoding acyl-CoA carboxylase subunit epsilon: MSGANNSAAVSGAPVSEDPHAHEAHIQVLTGEPTEEELAALMAVLAGLSGAPAEPREQEQNLWGHPVDRLRYSVFSWQRVTLVERTHMRK; the protein is encoded by the coding sequence GTGAGCGGGGCGAACAATTCAGCTGCCGTGAGCGGGGCACCCGTGAGCGAGGACCCGCACGCGCACGAGGCACACATCCAGGTGCTGACGGGCGAACCGACCGAAGAAGAGCTTGCCGCGCTGATGGCGGTGCTCGCCGGTCTGTCGGGTGCCCCCGCAGAGCCTCGGGAGCAGGAACAGAACTTGTGGGGCCATCCCGTCGACCGGCTGCGCTACTCCGTCTTCAGCTGGCAGCGGGTGACGTTGGTGGAACGGACCCACATGCGCAAATGA
- a CDS encoding Maf family nucleotide pyrophosphatase, with translation MTRVVLASASSGRRKVLRQAGIDPLVIVSGVDEEAVLAGLGPESTPPDVTAALATAKAEAVIDGLDAAVAADCVVIGCDSMLYRDGALVGKPATAAAARAGWRQMGGTSGQLYTGHCVIRLRDSAVAYRGADSTVTTVRFGVPSPAELDAYVASGEPTSVAGGFTIDGLGGWFIEGVDGDPSSVVGIGLPLTRRLLAAAGLNLAALWAANPLTP, from the coding sequence ATGACGCGGGTAGTCCTCGCGTCTGCCTCATCGGGTCGCCGAAAGGTCCTGCGTCAGGCGGGAATCGATCCGCTGGTCATCGTCTCGGGCGTCGACGAGGAGGCTGTGCTCGCCGGCCTGGGGCCCGAGAGCACCCCTCCGGATGTCACGGCCGCGCTGGCCACCGCCAAGGCCGAGGCGGTCATCGACGGCCTCGATGCGGCCGTGGCCGCCGATTGCGTTGTGATCGGCTGCGATTCGATGCTCTACCGCGACGGGGCGCTGGTCGGGAAACCGGCGACGGCCGCGGCCGCGCGCGCCGGCTGGCGGCAGATGGGCGGCACGTCGGGCCAGCTCTACACCGGGCATTGCGTTATTCGCTTACGGGACAGCGCTGTTGCGTATCGCGGGGCCGACAGCACGGTCACCACGGTCAGGTTCGGGGTGCCGTCACCCGCCGAGCTCGACGCGTACGTCGCCAGCGGTGAGCCGACGTCGGTGGCGGGCGGCTTCACCATCGACGGGCTGGGCGGGTGGTTCATCGAGGGCGTGGACGGCGACCCGTCGTCGGTGGTCGGCATCGGCCTGCCGCTGACCCGCCGCCTGCTGGCCGCCGCGGGCCTGAACCTCGCCGCCCTGTGGGCCGCCAACCCCCTCACCCCGTGA